A single window of Ovis aries strain OAR_USU_Benz2616 breed Rambouillet chromosome 24, ARS-UI_Ramb_v3.0, whole genome shotgun sequence DNA harbors:
- the HS3ST6 gene encoding heparan sulfate glucosamine 3-O-sulfotransferase 6 isoform X2 — protein sequence MAGSGGLAGGAGGSQGTVGGPGAAIRASRAPLLFAALVLGAYCLCALPGRCPPAGRVPAPAPARAEPPRASRSPGAPGLPVASGSGRRRFPQALIVGVKKGGTRALLEFLRLHPDIRALGSEPHFFDRSLMPRTLDGQITLEKTPSYFVTREAPRRIHSMSPATKLIVVVRNPVTRAISDYAQTLSKTPGLPSFGALAFRRGLGPVDTAWSAVRIGLYAQHLDNWLRHFPLSRFLFVSGERLVSDPAGELGRVQDFLGLKRVVTDKHFYFNATKGFPCLKKAQGSGRPHCLGKSKGRPHPRVPEAVVQRLRAFYRPFNRKFYQMTGQDFGWD from the exons ATGGCAGGTAGCGGCGGCCTGGCCGGCGGGGCCGGGGGCAGCCAGGGCACCGTGGGAGGGCCCGGAGCCGCGATTCGGGCGTCCCGTGCGCCTTTGCTGTTCGCCGCGCTGGTTCTCGGCGCCTACTGCCTCTGCGCCCTCCCTGGACGCTGCCCGCCGGCCGGCCGGGTCCCCGCGCCGGCCCCTGCGCGCGCCGAGCCGCCCCGCGCATCCCGCAGCCCCGGGGCGCCGGGTCTGCCCGTGGCCAGTGGCTCGGGTCGGCGGCGCTTCCCGCAGGCCCTCATCGTGGGCGTGAAGAAGGGCGGCACGCGCGCCCTGCTGGAGTTCCTGCGGCTGCACCCCGACATCCGCGCGCTCGGCTCGGAGCCCCACTTCTTCGACAG GAGCCTGATGCCCCGCACCCTGGACGGGCAGATCACCCTGGAGAAGACCCCCAGCTACTTCGTGACACGGGAGGCTCCACGCCGCATCCACAGCATGTCCCCAGCCACCAAGCTGATCGTGGTCGTGCGGAACCCCGTGACCCGCGCCATCTCCGACTACGCGCAGACCCTCTCCAAGACCCCGGGCCTGCCCAGCTTTGGCGCCCTGGCCTTCCGCCGCGGCCTGGGCCCCGTGGACACGGCCTGGAGCGCCGTGCGCATTGGGCTGTACGCGCAGCACCTGGACAACTGGCTGCGCCACTTCCCGCTGTCCCGCTTCCTCTTCGTCAGCGGCGAGCGCCTGGTCAGTGACCCCGCTGGGGAGCTGGGCCGTGTGCAGGACTTCCTGGGCCTCAAGCGGGTCGTCACAGACAAGCACTTCTACTTCAACGCCACCAAGGGCTTCCCCTGCCTCAAGAAGGCGCAGGGCAGCGGCCGGCCGCACTGCCTGGGCAAGTCCAAGGGCCGGCCACACCCTCGCGTGCCCGAGGCCGTGGTCCAGCGCCTGCGAGCCTTCTACCGGCCCTTCAACCGCAAGTTCTACCAGATGACTGGCCAGGACTTCGGCTGGGACTGA
- the HS3ST6 gene encoding heparan sulfate glucosamine 3-O-sulfotransferase 6 isoform X1, which yields MAGSGGLAGGAGGSQGTVGGPGAAIRASRAPLLFAALVLGAYCLCALPGRCPPAGRVPAPAPARAEPPRASRSPGAPGLPVASGSGRRRFPQALIVGVKKGGTRALLEFLRLHPDIRALGSEPHFFDRCYERGLAWYRSLMPRTLDGQITLEKTPSYFVTREAPRRIHSMSPATKLIVVVRNPVTRAISDYAQTLSKTPGLPSFGALAFRRGLGPVDTAWSAVRIGLYAQHLDNWLRHFPLSRFLFVSGERLVSDPAGELGRVQDFLGLKRVVTDKHFYFNATKGFPCLKKAQGSGRPHCLGKSKGRPHPRVPEAVVQRLRAFYRPFNRKFYQMTGQDFGWD from the exons ATGGCAGGTAGCGGCGGCCTGGCCGGCGGGGCCGGGGGCAGCCAGGGCACCGTGGGAGGGCCCGGAGCCGCGATTCGGGCGTCCCGTGCGCCTTTGCTGTTCGCCGCGCTGGTTCTCGGCGCCTACTGCCTCTGCGCCCTCCCTGGACGCTGCCCGCCGGCCGGCCGGGTCCCCGCGCCGGCCCCTGCGCGCGCCGAGCCGCCCCGCGCATCCCGCAGCCCCGGGGCGCCGGGTCTGCCCGTGGCCAGTGGCTCGGGTCGGCGGCGCTTCCCGCAGGCCCTCATCGTGGGCGTGAAGAAGGGCGGCACGCGCGCCCTGCTGGAGTTCCTGCGGCTGCACCCCGACATCCGCGCGCTCGGCTCGGAGCCCCACTTCTTCGACAGGTGCTACGAGCGCGGCCTCGCCTGGTACCG GAGCCTGATGCCCCGCACCCTGGACGGGCAGATCACCCTGGAGAAGACCCCCAGCTACTTCGTGACACGGGAGGCTCCACGCCGCATCCACAGCATGTCCCCAGCCACCAAGCTGATCGTGGTCGTGCGGAACCCCGTGACCCGCGCCATCTCCGACTACGCGCAGACCCTCTCCAAGACCCCGGGCCTGCCCAGCTTTGGCGCCCTGGCCTTCCGCCGCGGCCTGGGCCCCGTGGACACGGCCTGGAGCGCCGTGCGCATTGGGCTGTACGCGCAGCACCTGGACAACTGGCTGCGCCACTTCCCGCTGTCCCGCTTCCTCTTCGTCAGCGGCGAGCGCCTGGTCAGTGACCCCGCTGGGGAGCTGGGCCGTGTGCAGGACTTCCTGGGCCTCAAGCGGGTCGTCACAGACAAGCACTTCTACTTCAACGCCACCAAGGGCTTCCCCTGCCTCAAGAAGGCGCAGGGCAGCGGCCGGCCGCACTGCCTGGGCAAGTCCAAGGGCCGGCCACACCCTCGCGTGCCCGAGGCCGTGGTCCAGCGCCTGCGAGCCTTCTACCGGCCCTTCAACCGCAAGTTCTACCAGATGACTGGCCAGGACTTCGGCTGGGACTGA